From the genome of Malus sylvestris chromosome 6, drMalSylv7.2, whole genome shotgun sequence, one region includes:
- the LOC126627362 gene encoding probable inactive leucine-rich repeat receptor-like protein kinase At3g03770, which translates to MGLCESFLLFCFSWSFLLLGTHQLQSSQTQVLLQLRKHLEYPKQLEIWNSHNTDFCSISSLGQVNITCLDNLLIVLRIKGDKIKQSKKSDYFNGFSIQSQTLSDSFSLDSFVTTLSRLNSLRVLSLVSLGIWGQLPDKVHRLSSLEYLDLSSNFLFGSIPPRISAMAMLQTLKIDENFLNDTIPDWFDSLSNLTTLSLRNNKLKGALQDFSRLSSLQVLDLSGNRLSAMLPPMPKGLVMLFVSENSFSGKIPVKYGKLSGLQHIDMSHNALIGTPPAALFSLPNISYLNLGSNLLSGSLPGNLICGSKLDFIDISNNSLTGDLPSCLRNESKERVVKFGGNCLSIGVQHQQHEQSHCKEVISLKKKEFRGNNVGILVGVILGLIVLTVLLVLGFIIFCRRYCPQGISKRHLLQKSVQENSAVGFSTKLLTSARFISQAGKVGIQGLPACRIFSMEELMEATKNFDSSALLGEGSYGRLYKGRLYNGTEVAIRCLPLLKKYTIRNVKLRLELLSKLRHQHLVCLLGHCLDGGGQDDYSPNKVYFVSEYVPSGTFRDHLSANCPGKVLNWSERLAVLVSVAKAVRFLHTGIIPGFFCNRLKTNNILLNEHGMAKLSDYGLSILTEETDKSTAKDSFTSWQMTSLDDDAYSFGYILLEALVGSSISSTREAILQNNMASLSSEDGRKQIVEPAILASCSQESLSIVISVMYKCICPESSRPSFEDILWNLQYAVQVQEETADGDQKI; encoded by the exons ATGGGGCTTTGTGAATCGTTTCTGCTATTCTGTTTTTCTTGGAGCTTCTTACTTCTAGGCACTCATCAACTCCAATCTTCTCAAACCCAAGTGCTTCTGCAGCTCAGGAAGCACTTAGAGTACCCAAAACAGCTAGAAATTTGGAACAGTCACAACACAGATTTCTGCTCCATTTCTTCACTTGGTCAAGTAAACATTACATGCTTGGACAATCTTCTAATTGTGCTCAGAATCAAGGGTGATAAGATTAAGCAATCCAAAAAAAGTGATTACTTCAATGGCTTTTCAATCCAAAGCCAAACTTTATCAGATTCCTTTTCTTTGGATTCTTTTGTCACTACCCTTTCAAGGCTAAACAGTTTGAGAGTTCTTAGCCTTGTGTCTTTGGGCATCTGGGGTCAACTTCCAGACAAAGTTCATAGGCTGTCTTCCCTTGAGTATCTCGATTTGAGCTCGAACTTCCTCTTCGGTTCAATCCCACCAAGGATTTCCGCAATGGCGATGCTTCAAACACTTAAAATCGATGAGAATTTCTTAAATGATACTATCCCTGATTGGTTCGATTCGCTATCCAATCTTACAACTCTGAGCTTGAGGAACAACAAGTTGAAAGGTGCATTGCAGGATTTTAGTAGGTTAAGCAGCTTACAAGTGCTAGATTTGAGTGGGAACAGATTGAGCGCTATGTTGCCTCCAATGCCAAAAGGGTTGGTCATGCTTTTTGTCAGCGAAAACTCCTTCTCCGGCAAGATTCCAGTGAAATATGGCAAGTTAAGTGGACTTCAACACATTGATATGTCACACAATGCACTTATAGGCACACCTCCTGCTGCACTCTTCTCTTTGCCTAATATTAGTTACTTGAACTTGGGGTCAAATCTGTTGAGTGGCTCGCTTCCAGGGAATCTAATCTGTGGAAGCAAACTTGATTTCATTGATATATCGAATAATAGTTTGACGGGTGATTTGCCTTCATGTTTAAGAAATGAATCAAAAGAGAGAGTTGTGAAGTTTGGTGGGAATTGTTTGTCCATTGGTGTGCAGCATCAGCAGCATGAACAATCACACTGCAAGGAAGTGATCAGCCTGAAGAAGAAAGAGTTCAGAGGGAACAATGTAGGGATCTTGGTGGGTGTGATTCTAGGATTAATTGTACTTACTGTGCTTTTGGTTTTAGGGTTTATCATTTTCTGCAGAAGATATTGCCCTCAGGGGATATCGAAGCGACATTTGCTGCAGAAATCAGTGCAAGAGAATTCAGCAGTTGGGTTTTCGACCAAGCTTCTAACAAGTGCAA GGTTTATTTCACAAGCTGGAAAGGTAGGGATACAAGGCCTCCCTGCGTGCCGGATATTTTCTATGGAAGAGCTGATGGAAGCTACGAAAAACTTCGACAGCTCTGCCTTATTGGGTGAAGGTTCATATGGGAGG CTATACAAAGGAAGACTATACAATGGGACTGAAGTTGCCATAAGgtgcctgcccttgttgaaGAAGTACACAATTCGAAATGTTAAACTCCGGTTGGAACTGCTTTCCAAGCTTCGGCACCAGCATTTGGTATGCCTTTTAGGGCACTGTCTCGATGGTGGTGGACAAGATGATTACAGTCCGAACAAGGTCTATTTTGTGTCTGAATATGTGCCCAGTGGGACATTCCGTGATCATCTCTCTG CGAATTGTCCTGGAAAGGTTCTCAACTGGTCAGAGAGATTGGCAGTTCTAGTTAGCGTGGCCAAGGCCGTGCGCTTCCTACATACCGGAATCATTCCTGGTTTCTTCTGCAACCGCCTGAAGACGAACAATATCTTGCTCAATGAGCACGGTATGGCAAAACTGAGTGACTATGGACTGTCCATTCTCACAGAAGAGACCGATAAATCCACA GCAAAAGACAGCTTTACATCATG GCAAATGACAAGTTTAGACGATGATGCTTATAGCTTTGGATACATACTACTCGAGGCTCTCGTTGGATCTTCCATATCTTCTACAAGAGAAGCAATCCTGCAAAATAATATG GCATCTCTGAGTAGTGAGGACGGGCGGAAGCAGATAGTTGAACCGGCTATTCTAGCCAGTTGCTCACAAGAGTCTCTATCGATCGTGATCTCCGTAATGTACAAATGCATTTGTCCAGAGTCGAGCCGTCCATCTTTCGAGGACATCCTTTGGAACTTACAGTATGCAGTTCAAGTCCAGGAAGAAACAGCAGATGGAGACCAAAAGATTTGA